The genomic stretch aggatctgcagaacctcgtgtagtcccttgtcggggttctctgtgcgggtgcgagcgaaggttgtagtcgtccagtctgtgtagtagtgctggtgatggacgtcatggtcgaagtggtttttgattgccatgtacgcatcagcaaagctgtcatctctctctacaacctgtatgtagaatgtctctgcacgtccggtaaggatacggggaaacactgcgtgaaactgctcttcttggatatctacctgccagcagatgctgaagaagatcttgatcttatcgtctaggagatcgtacgcattccctgtatacttgttgctattgtcccatagcttagagaactgcgtgatcgtattAGCGTCGAGTCGATCGTTGCGggaccatcgcggcggtagcgtcttgtacgggtcgTATGGTAGTTCGGGTGGTCTGTTAGGGACGCGGTTCGTTGGCTGTTGCGGAAATGGCGTGACTTCGCGATATGCAGTCGCTGGCGGCCGTGTCTGTAGTTGCGCACGCCCTTGTTGCGGCTGCGCGGCCTGCTCCCACAGTTGTCGATGCTGAGGCCCTTCTAGCGTACCGCTCATGTGTAGCGGCTGTTGTGGCTCTATTGTTTGGGAACGGCTCTggacgccttgtctcactctatactgctctTGTTGCTCGCCCTGCGACGGTCGTTGTAATTGCGACGGCTGTGGTACTTGCGGTGgctgttgtaattgcggcggttgttgtaattgcggcggttgttgtaattgcggcggttgttgtacttgcggtggttgttgtacagctgGATAGACTGTGTGCTGAGTGTCCTGTTGGCGTTTATTGCTCTGCTGGCGCTGGTACGCTTCGGACTGTTGGTCGAATttcatggctcgaaactctGCTGGTTCCCATTCAAGAGTATTCTCTATACCTAGAATGTTGTAGAGAGAGTCCGCCACCCTGGCGTGATtgttgccagtgtatactcCCCGGTGTCGTAGCACACTCTTAAGAGACCTTAGTGTACCACGCTCAACCTTGCTAAATAGCTCCTtcgtccatccttcaaagtcccatttgtagtcaatgaagaggtcatcgtcccaggccattgacacattgtagtcgtggatagctTTAGCGACCCACGTTGTTGCGTGTGTCTCGTTTGCGTCCGCCGGTGCGGGTACGCCCCAGAGAGCTGTATTGATGACCTTGAGTGCAactgtgtatggacagtTTTCCATAAGTTGTTCCGCGGTAAATTTGGCCCATGGTGAGTCTAAGAGGTGTTCTGATTGCTCATTCTGTAGTTGATTCTGAGCTTCAGCAGAGTCTGCAGAGCTTATTTCGCTTTGGTTATCCGCCATCTTGCTAGCGGGTGTTGACGcgttgtcggtgttgttgtCTCGCTGGTTAGTCGTGCCAgcgcttgttgttgtacgtgatcggatcgtccggagacgctcgtacggttgagttgtattgcgttgctgacgcgctcTGTGTTCGCGGATTAGGCTAAAccagcagctgtagagggAGGTTAAGAGTGCTTCGtgttatctctgcctcgctctgttcttagcacagaatcttctcccgggagtataacgtcgtgcgtcagggagttcgtcgaagatgcggtctgtctcttctaccttgctgtctgtgatcgccttaagcaatcactgatcagtgttggaaggtctatagcactagtgctgaaaggaaataacgataactaggaatgcattctgttcggtgatggtgattgattgtctacgaacatagctgctacgaaggtatacctaagctctgcgcaaggtgggccgaagtcgggccgaagtgtccagcagccgacgtctctaccgatactcacgatccgacatTTGGAGTTATAGATCGCATGGGAAGGTTCTCCAACCATAAGTCTCGGGTGAGACGAGCTCATGGGGAAGGTGAGACGCGATTGCTGGGATGGTAAGATGAGATGAGATAAGCACGTGCAAAATGAAAAAGCTCGTGGACAAGATCGGAAAGGTCAGCATCCCTTTTCGGATGAAGTGAAATGACGTCAAGTATCTCCCTCTTTGCCTTTACGAAGCTGACTGTGAGATGGTATCATAGACCACGATGACTGCAGATGCTAGACACAAAATTAAACACGTGGGGTCTTCCGGTACCAAATGTGAATTCCTTGGGCATCGTCGGGCATGATCCAGTACATAAAGAGATTGCATGTATTGGCAACCTCGAGCAGCAGCTTTCTCCACACTAGATTAAGACTGAATTCGGCACCAATGAAGAAGCAATTACCCATCTTGTGCTAGTAACTGCTACGCTACCTGCCTACCTCTCTTTTCAATCGCGCCGCGGCTGATGTAGCGGGTGGTTCCGGCCATGAATCTACAGCGTCCTCGACCTCTTCTAAGAACGAGGTGCTGTTATGAATCGTTGTGCCGCCAAGCACAACACGGATGCCAGGCGAACTAGCATTAACCTGGGCTACCATCTTGGCCTCCTCATATGTCGCTCCACCAACCATGAAGACAATGATGTCCTGTGGCTTGTCTTTGGTTGATCCACCACCCTCTACAAATGGGTACAGCTGCTGGCTCAGGCGACCTTTTATCATGTCTTGTAGCGTGGCCTCTAGACGGGGAGAATGCTGCGTGTAGACGTTCTCGACACCTTTGAGGCCTTTGAGTCGGTCTCGGGCTCCGCCGAAGAATGAGCCGGGTTGAAAAAGGTCTGGTACCCCACCAGCTGCCGTAGTGGTTTGTAGCGAGTCATGGTACGTCAGGAGCTTGGTAATTAGATTGATGCGGTGCCGCGATAATCCGCCGGCAACGGCGAGCAAATCGAGCAGCATGGCCGTCGAGTTTGAGGATGTCTTTGAGTAGCGTAGTGCGTAAATGGCAACGAGGCGAAGCTTGTTGTTTGCCGGGAC from Pyrenophora tritici-repentis strain M4 chromosome 1, whole genome shotgun sequence encodes the following:
- a CDS encoding Med15 multi-domain protein, whose product is MADNQSEISSADSAEAQNQLQNEQSEHLLDSPWAKFTAEQLMENCPYTVALKVINTALWGVPAPADANETHATTWVAKAIHDYNVSMAWDDDLFIDYKWDFEGWTKELFSKVERGTLRSLKSVLRHRGVYTGNNHARVADSLYNILGIENTLEWEPAEFRAMKFDQQSEAYQRQQSNKRQQDTQHTVYPAVQQPPQVQQPPQLQQPPQLQQPPQLQQPPQVPQPSQLQRPSQGEQQEQYRVRQGVQSRSQTIEPQQPLHMSGTLEGPQHRQLWEQAAQPQQGRAQLQTRPPATAYREVTPFPQQPTNRVPNRPPELPYDPYKTLPPRWSRNDRLDANTITQFSKLWDNSNKYTGNAYDLLDDKIKIFFSICWQVDIQEEQFHAVFPRILTGRAETFYIQVVERDDSFADAYMAIKNHFDHDVHHQHYYTDWTTTTFARTRTENPDKGLHEVLQILLDKLQLCQRALGKNFEGEDALRTTVINACRGVPELEMALFKPATICEGLFSDLRSAVETHLARQHTTQMVTEDQYYLDRRYNGNGRIRGRSRGGGGFRGGSRGAYRGGEQRDDNGRGFKPRWRKKCFVCQKEGCWPTNHTDEERKAARTQFFSTLYFTGFVLMLVNESIDVNTFTIQGNVIHYSSTKCKRITRSVLASEIYGMVNGFDIGIAVATTLRIVTERLRLPAIPLVICTDSYSLYECLVKLGTTKEKRLMIDIMALRQSYERREITEIRWINGEDNPADAFTKASPNRALERFIDGNKLTVRVEGWVQRPTSFDG